One window of the Chitinophaga niabensis genome contains the following:
- a CDS encoding PorP/SprF family type IX secretion system membrane protein — MRTVIRAGIMILLLNISFRAAAQQNIQFSQYVFNGLSVNPAYAGYKEDLYVNATYRHQWAGFPGAPRTGGASIDGATGNDKKVGLGMQLLFDRLGPQDALSLYGSYSYRIPLDDEDTRRLCLGIGAGVTQYAIDGTALAYVDNDDEAIPTGKQSVWVPDARFGIYYYTSKFYAGVSVMDLFSLYTDASRYTWKGNNYSTIRKTQHMYLTAGTMFQLNEMLQLKPSILIKEDFKGPTSVDLNAFLLIGEKIWLGGSYRTNAKLWKKGNLPKDLSQLNAASAMVEFYATPTFRIGYSYDLNVNKMAGYQGGSHEMSLGFLFPSKKFTVQNPRYF, encoded by the coding sequence ATGCGAACAGTAATCAGGGCAGGAATAATGATCCTGCTGTTAAACATAAGTTTCCGTGCTGCGGCGCAGCAGAACATCCAGTTCAGCCAGTACGTATTCAACGGTTTAAGTGTTAACCCGGCTTATGCAGGGTATAAGGAAGATTTGTATGTGAATGCCACTTACCGGCATCAATGGGCTGGTTTTCCGGGCGCGCCGAGAACAGGAGGGGCGTCCATAGACGGAGCCACGGGTAATGACAAAAAGGTAGGGCTGGGCATGCAGCTTTTGTTTGACAGGCTGGGTCCGCAGGACGCCCTGTCCTTATATGGTTCCTATTCCTACCGTATTCCGCTGGATGATGAAGATACCCGCCGCTTATGCCTTGGTATAGGCGCCGGCGTTACACAGTACGCTATTGACGGTACGGCCCTGGCTTATGTAGATAACGATGATGAAGCCATCCCCACCGGTAAGCAGAGCGTATGGGTGCCGGATGCACGTTTCGGGATCTACTATTACACATCTAAGTTTTATGCCGGTGTTTCCGTAATGGACCTTTTCTCGCTGTATACTGATGCCTCGCGTTACACATGGAAAGGGAATAATTATTCCACTATCCGTAAAACGCAGCATATGTATTTAACCGCAGGTACAATGTTTCAATTGAACGAAATGCTGCAGCTGAAACCTTCCATCCTGATCAAGGAAGACTTTAAAGGCCCTACAAGTGTGGATCTGAATGCTTTTCTTCTGATCGGTGAAAAAATATGGCTGGGAGGATCTTACCGTACGAATGCGAAGCTCTGGAAAAAAGGTAACCTGCCGAAGGACCTGAGCCAGTTGAATGCAGCCAGTGCTATGGTAGAATTTTATGCAACGCCAACCTTCCGCATCGGTTATTCCTACGATCTGAATGTAAATAAGATGGCTGGTTACCAGGGAGGCTCTCATGAAATGTCTTTAGGATTTTTATTCCCTTCAAAAAAGTTCACGGTACAGAACCCACGGTATTTTTAA
- a CDS encoding OmpA family protein, with amino-acid sequence MIQRSLTIALSILLTANLYAQEQKSISKLAEEAYAREEYAVAGALYKRQARSKGNKTPVALLMKMAHSYQEIGYFKDAADIYRQVIMRPDHPSSAYFAYGEALRQMEQYDSARQQYAMFNTSNADSTKLKAIALQSCDSAAIWMKAPAPVQLKPLKELNTPGSDLVSGVINQGLLLMSNGYRTLLLNGGSEQHPDKDKRTLQPYYKAYVYQQYTQGNANMYLEELVPGLLGKYDYHIGPVCMNRTEDTLYATINLQGKDIPGTRKGPVNGVRRLQIYQSVKTDGKWSQMVLLPGINVAGYSSSHAVLNTTGNIMYFVSDRPGGFGGMDLWYAEKQADGSWGTPVNCGDKINTIAAETFPTVNEDGILYFSSRGYAGLGGYDIYRVKGMKTSWETPENMKAPFNSGADDIGLILKQNSTEGYMASNKQGGMGRDDIYYFNDPGYFNRVNHITPLVGIPDQNKPPVTSSSGSGQQPVPARQHTAEEEEDKQRLEQLKFLYDYNSTKLLPESRRVLDDVANVLRAHPDWKIVIASYADSRGNDQYNIDLSALRCFAAIEYLVSKGIDPKRLYYSNKGEQEPVNRCKDGVPCHEEEYKANRRSELRVKW; translated from the coding sequence ATGATACAACGCAGTTTAACTATAGCCTTATCAATATTGCTGACAGCTAACCTGTATGCACAGGAGCAGAAAAGCATATCAAAGCTGGCGGAAGAAGCCTATGCCCGGGAAGAATATGCAGTAGCGGGAGCACTTTATAAACGGCAGGCCCGCAGCAAGGGAAACAAAACGCCGGTTGCGCTGCTGATGAAGATGGCACACAGCTACCAGGAAATAGGTTACTTTAAGGATGCAGCAGATATTTACCGCCAGGTCATTATGCGGCCGGACCATCCTTCCTCCGCGTACTTTGCCTATGGGGAAGCACTCCGGCAGATGGAACAGTATGACTCTGCCCGCCAGCAATATGCTATGTTCAATACCAGCAATGCAGACAGTACTAAACTAAAAGCCATCGCACTTCAAAGTTGCGACAGCGCAGCGATATGGATGAAGGCACCTGCTCCTGTTCAGTTAAAGCCACTCAAAGAACTGAATACACCTGGTTCTGACCTGGTGAGCGGAGTGATCAACCAGGGCTTGCTGCTGATGTCCAACGGATACCGCACGCTGTTGCTTAATGGCGGTTCAGAACAGCATCCGGACAAAGATAAACGTACGTTGCAGCCCTATTACAAAGCATACGTATACCAGCAATACACACAGGGTAATGCCAATATGTACCTGGAAGAACTGGTGCCGGGGTTGCTTGGTAAATACGATTACCATATCGGGCCGGTTTGCATGAACAGAACTGAAGACACATTGTACGCAACAATTAATTTACAAGGGAAAGATATACCCGGCACGCGTAAAGGACCAGTGAATGGGGTACGCCGCTTGCAGATCTACCAGTCCGTAAAAACAGATGGGAAATGGAGCCAGATGGTATTGCTGCCAGGCATTAATGTGGCCGGTTACTCTTCCAGCCATGCAGTGTTAAACACAACAGGGAATATCATGTATTTCGTTTCAGACCGGCCCGGCGGTTTTGGAGGAATGGATCTCTGGTACGCAGAAAAGCAGGCTGATGGCAGCTGGGGAACACCTGTGAACTGCGGAGATAAGATCAATACCATTGCTGCAGAAACTTTTCCCACAGTAAACGAGGACGGCATCCTGTATTTTTCCAGCAGGGGGTACGCCGGTTTAGGGGGCTACGATATATACCGTGTAAAAGGCATGAAGACCAGCTGGGAAACACCTGAGAATATGAAAGCGCCATTTAATTCCGGTGCTGACGATATCGGGCTGATCTTAAAACAAAATAGCACAGAAGGTTACATGGCATCCAATAAACAGGGAGGCATGGGCCGGGATGATATCTATTACTTTAATGATCCTGGTTATTTCAACAGGGTGAATCATATCACCCCTCTGGTGGGTATACCCGATCAAAACAAACCTCCTGTTACCTCTTCAAGCGGCTCAGGCCAGCAACCGGTTCCTGCCCGGCAACATACCGCAGAAGAGGAAGAAGATAAACAACGGCTGGAACAATTAAAGTTCCTGTATGACTATAACAGCACAAAGTTGCTTCCTGAATCCCGCCGCGTGCTGGATGATGTAGCAAATGTATTGAGGGCACATCCGGACTGGAAGATAGTAATAGCTTCCTATGCTGATAGCCGTGGCAACGATCAATATAACATCGATCTGTCTGCGCTGCGCTGTTTTGCTGCTATAGAGTACCTGGTGAGCAAAGGTATTGATCCCAAACGCCTTTACTATAGTAACAAAGGAGAGCAGGAGCCTGTGAACCGGTGTAAGGATGGTGTGCCTTGCCATGAAGAGGAGTATAAAGCAAACAGGCGTTCTGAATTGCGGGTAAAATGGTAA
- a CDS encoding GlxA family transcriptional regulator: protein MKNLAILIPENHSNLSSVILAYEVFTKANEYHGEVFSIKLVSNSRKTVLHKGLFSIHPDVLLTDKPKADLILIPALDEHVNKTLKHNNPLIEWVTAKYKQGAEVASLCTGAFLLAAAGILDGKQCSTHWQAAEVFREMFPELELKTEKIITDEQGVYTTGGALSSMNLILYLVEKYYNRQTAIFCAKFFEIDLSRSSQSPFTIFTGQKNHEDEAIKAVQQYMENNLSDKISMKELAAAFNIDRRNFDRRFKKATMNTPAEYLQRIKIEAAKKSLETTRKNINEVMYDIGYNDVKAFRLLFKKITGLSPLDYRNRYNKDAHHS from the coding sequence ATGAAAAATCTGGCCATCTTAATCCCGGAAAATCATTCTAACCTGAGCAGCGTGATACTTGCTTACGAAGTATTCACGAAGGCGAATGAATATCATGGAGAAGTGTTTTCAATAAAGCTGGTGAGCAACTCCCGCAAAACAGTACTGCATAAAGGTTTGTTCTCCATACATCCGGATGTATTGCTAACCGATAAACCCAAAGCAGATCTCATCTTAATACCTGCTTTGGATGAACACGTCAATAAAACACTCAAACATAATAATCCGCTGATTGAATGGGTGACCGCAAAATATAAACAGGGTGCTGAAGTGGCCAGTCTTTGTACCGGCGCTTTCCTCCTTGCTGCAGCAGGGATACTGGACGGCAAACAATGCTCCACGCACTGGCAGGCTGCAGAAGTGTTCAGAGAGATGTTCCCCGAACTGGAATTGAAAACAGAAAAGATCATCACAGATGAACAGGGTGTTTATACCACGGGTGGCGCGCTTTCTTCCATGAACCTCATACTGTACCTCGTGGAGAAGTATTACAACCGGCAAACAGCTATCTTCTGTGCCAAGTTCTTTGAAATAGACCTGAGCAGAAGCAGCCAGTCCCCTTTCACCATTTTCACCGGGCAAAAGAATCATGAAGATGAAGCCATCAAAGCAGTGCAGCAGTATATGGAAAATAATCTCAGTGATAAGATCAGTATGAAAGAACTGGCAGCTGCTTTTAATATCGACCGGCGGAATTTCGACAGGCGCTTTAAGAAAGCCACGATGAACACACCTGCGGAATATTTACAGCGCATAAAAATAGAAGCAGCAAAAAAGAGCCTGGAAACAACAAGGAAGAATATCAATGAAGTGATGTACGATATAGGATATAACGATGTGAAAGCATTCAGGTTGTTGTTTAAAAAGATCACCGGGTTATCACCGCTGGATTACAGGAACAGGTATAATAAGGATGCACATCATTCCTGA
- a CDS encoding DUF1569 domain-containing protein: MKTIFDKATRDELINRIIALDENSTAQWGKMNFHQMLRHCTLWEDLPQGRLHLKQEFLGKIFGKFAWWATMRNDRPFDKNVPASPEVQVKEPVTVNIAEEKKKWISLIEAYPHLSAHHSIMHPFFGKLNRDQVGRLAYKHTDHHLRQFNS; encoded by the coding sequence ATGAAAACAATATTCGATAAAGCAACAAGAGATGAACTGATCAACCGGATCATTGCTCTCGATGAAAACAGTACCGCGCAATGGGGTAAAATGAACTTTCATCAAATGTTGAGGCATTGTACATTGTGGGAAGATCTGCCGCAGGGCAGGTTGCATTTAAAGCAGGAATTCCTCGGAAAGATCTTCGGAAAGTTCGCTTGGTGGGCTACTATGCGTAATGACCGGCCTTTTGATAAAAATGTGCCTGCCAGTCCTGAAGTGCAGGTGAAAGAACCTGTCACTGTGAATATAGCCGAAGAAAAAAAGAAATGGATCAGCCTGATAGAAGCGTATCCGCATTTAAGTGCTCATCATAGTATTATGCATCCTTTCTTCGGTAAACTGAATAGAGACCAGGTAGGGCGCTTAGCCTACAAACATACAGATCATCATCTTCGTCAATTTAATAGCTAA
- a CDS encoding VOC family protein, which produces MKLFKDSIFWVEIAVSDFDRAKKFYSTIYDYDMPDIDTGDGRMGFLPHDRDAGGIGAAIVSGPDYTPANIGIKIVLNGGKDLGEVLDRVEKAGGKVIKPKKKVSPSFGCLGTFEDTEGNVVSLHSMQ; this is translated from the coding sequence ATGAAACTCTTCAAAGATTCCATTTTCTGGGTAGAAATTGCCGTATCTGATTTTGACAGGGCAAAGAAATTCTACAGCACTATTTATGATTATGATATGCCGGATATCGATACAGGTGATGGCCGTATGGGCTTTCTGCCACACGATAGAGATGCAGGAGGTATTGGTGCAGCTATTGTATCAGGGCCGGATTATACACCGGCAAATATTGGGATAAAGATCGTGCTGAATGGCGGTAAGGATCTTGGGGAAGTATTAGATCGTGTGGAGAAGGCAGGAGGTAAAGTGATCAAACCTAAAAAGAAGGTATCTCCTTCATTCGGCTGCCTGGGTACTTTTGAGGATACCGAAGGAAATGTTGTTTCCCTGCATTCTATGCAATGA
- a CDS encoding carbohydrate-binding protein has product MKKKITALLMVLSLLLCGKLQAQFLLFDDMEGNGPCSGHWTSWIGPPTATGSILFNAVNPSISGLNLSSHVAKFTKDTTCSEWMSTGCTLTDSLDISVNSTFKLLVYSSLKEDVLFKLQPGSDHTKAVYFTYRIKNANTWEEATYNFSSVKNRKDFNRIEVHFMDGRKANGTLYFDYVQGPNPITIALNNASIAMGQEDSTVLVANLHGNTFDSVLHAASWQALNLPSGVSIGNVVRVNDTTAHIILAGNSPVIYSRTNLKFTVSGTELASPNMSTYQLTGNVVLEGNPNWTLVFSDEFNTTGHPDFSKWTVDPRPKGWINGEQQVYTDTSYDNTRLRNGNLVITGKKDYPNIVTTEPWSSGRIITQNKFDFKYGKVEVRAKLPKARGSWPAIWLMPTTSAYGAWPASGELDIMEHVGNNLGKVLSTVHTKNSNWQNGGHLSNTKTIPTAHTAFHKYAIEWSEDSIRFTYDDTVHVYTYQNPHTDYKDWPFDQKFHIILNLAIGGGMGGAITHADWPDSLLIDYVHVYQKGLGTPVLDSMVISPLSRSVVAGKQLPYSVRIFDQNQRPMSITPTWSITGTGNTIDTNGVATINTAGTVKATAIYGGDTLSVSTGVNIRTPNYKLIPARIEAEANDYTNICCTETAADTSGVLNVSYIGSSSFLEYDIHVPAAGAYRFQFRVAVSTASTIQLVRDNNVLSTVKFAPTGGWQNWRTFTTVPINLPAGNQTIRINALTSGWNFNWLKIVNAADLNVANIDITPDSTSVFVGGKKQFTAVVYASDNSRLDVTPLWSAQSGAGNFNYKGVFTADSTAGIYNVYASVDSFSNSAKINILPLPRLARIEIVPDTIVIPYGASQLFTTKGYDQYDSAFAVTGATWSVTGAGNSITQAGALTAGTNPGIVTATKDSISGSGVFTLDYICTFNKRYEAESASSRHSAPTLETTTDTSGVQNFTGLLVNHWFAYNKLNIPVRGRYNIRFRVSTTAAAKIRIEESGINYGYIALPNTNGQWATISDTITLPGFSYANVRVYQGSFKFNWFSIDNCAADPGAGFMAANSNQHFKFENLSNTLKVYPNPATGTITMELGEHDYQLVELLDMNGRMIRRWNISKGDTRFTKPVDFLGSGTYILRLEGKAGSKSVQFIKL; this is encoded by the coding sequence ATGAAAAAAAAGATCACTGCACTTTTAATGGTGCTCAGTTTGCTGTTATGCGGCAAACTCCAGGCCCAGTTCCTGCTTTTCGATGACATGGAAGGCAATGGCCCCTGCTCCGGTCACTGGACCTCCTGGATCGGCCCGCCCACTGCTACCGGAAGCATACTGTTTAACGCAGTAAACCCAAGTATTTCAGGATTAAATCTCAGTTCACATGTAGCGAAATTTACAAAAGACACTACCTGTTCCGAATGGATGTCCACAGGCTGCACCCTCACAGATTCGCTGGACATCAGCGTCAACAGCACATTTAAACTACTTGTTTACAGCAGCCTGAAAGAAGATGTGCTCTTCAAATTACAACCCGGTTCAGATCACACCAAAGCCGTGTATTTCACGTACAGGATCAAAAACGCGAACACCTGGGAAGAAGCCACCTATAACTTCTCCAGTGTAAAGAACCGTAAAGACTTCAACCGCATTGAAGTGCATTTCATGGATGGCAGAAAAGCGAACGGCACCCTGTATTTCGATTATGTACAAGGCCCCAACCCCATTACCATCGCATTGAACAATGCTTCCATTGCCATGGGGCAGGAAGACAGTACAGTACTGGTAGCCAACCTGCACGGCAATACTTTCGATTCCGTGTTACATGCTGCCAGCTGGCAGGCACTGAACCTGCCTTCCGGTGTGAGCATCGGTAACGTGGTACGGGTGAATGATACCACAGCCCATATTATACTGGCTGGTAATTCACCTGTTATCTATTCCCGTACTAATTTAAAGTTCACTGTTTCCGGTACAGAACTGGCCAGCCCTAACATGAGCACCTATCAGCTTACCGGCAATGTGGTACTGGAAGGAAACCCCAACTGGACGCTTGTTTTCAGTGATGAATTCAACACCACCGGCCATCCTGATTTCAGCAAATGGACGGTAGATCCACGCCCTAAAGGTTGGATCAACGGAGAACAGCAGGTGTATACTGATACCAGTTATGATAATACCCGCCTGCGGAATGGCAACCTGGTGATCACGGGTAAAAAAGACTATCCCAATATTGTAACCACAGAACCCTGGTCCTCCGGCCGTATCATTACCCAGAACAAGTTTGATTTCAAATACGGCAAAGTGGAAGTAAGAGCGAAGCTGCCTAAAGCACGCGGCTCCTGGCCTGCCATCTGGCTTATGCCTACCACCAGTGCATACGGTGCCTGGCCTGCCAGTGGAGAACTGGATATTATGGAACATGTAGGTAATAACCTGGGAAAAGTACTTTCCACTGTACATACCAAAAATAGTAACTGGCAGAACGGTGGCCATTTGTCCAACACCAAAACCATCCCTACCGCGCATACAGCATTTCATAAATACGCGATAGAGTGGAGCGAAGATTCCATCCGGTTCACATACGATGATACGGTACACGTTTATACTTATCAGAACCCACATACGGATTATAAGGACTGGCCCTTTGATCAGAAGTTCCACATCATCCTTAACCTGGCCATCGGCGGTGGTATGGGTGGTGCCATTACACATGCGGACTGGCCGGACAGCCTGCTGATAGATTATGTACATGTATATCAAAAAGGCCTGGGTACGCCTGTGCTGGATAGTATGGTGATCAGTCCGCTGAGCCGTTCCGTTGTAGCAGGTAAACAGTTACCGTACAGTGTAAGAATATTCGACCAGAACCAGCGGCCAATGAGCATTACGCCCACCTGGAGTATTACCGGCACCGGCAATACCATTGATACGAATGGTGTAGCAACCATTAACACAGCAGGCACTGTAAAAGCAACCGCGATCTATGGCGGAGATACTTTGTCCGTTTCCACCGGTGTTAATATAAGAACCCCCAATTACAAACTCATTCCTGCACGGATAGAAGCAGAGGCCAATGATTATACCAATATCTGCTGTACAGAAACTGCAGCAGACACCAGCGGTGTGCTGAATGTGAGTTATATTGGTTCTTCTTCTTTCCTGGAATATGATATTCATGTACCAGCCGCAGGCGCTTACCGCTTTCAGTTCAGGGTGGCTGTAAGTACAGCCAGCACCATTCAGCTTGTACGCGACAACAATGTACTTTCCACTGTTAAGTTTGCACCTACCGGCGGATGGCAGAACTGGAGAACCTTTACCACTGTTCCCATTAATCTCCCCGCAGGTAATCAGACCATCAGGATAAATGCACTTACCTCGGGCTGGAATTTCAACTGGCTGAAGATTGTGAATGCGGCTGATCTGAATGTGGCCAATATTGATATTACGCCGGACAGTACGAGTGTATTTGTAGGTGGTAAAAAACAATTCACTGCAGTAGTCTACGCATCAGACAATAGCCGGTTGGATGTTACGCCCCTGTGGAGCGCACAAAGCGGAGCAGGTAACTTCAATTACAAAGGAGTGTTCACGGCAGATTCCACAGCCGGTATATACAATGTATATGCATCGGTAGACAGTTTTAGTAATTCAGCGAAGATCAATATACTGCCATTACCCAGGCTGGCACGTATTGAAATAGTGCCTGATACCATCGTTATTCCTTATGGCGCATCACAACTGTTCACTACTAAAGGGTATGATCAGTATGATAGCGCATTTGCCGTTACTGGTGCCACCTGGAGTGTTACAGGTGCAGGTAACAGCATCACACAGGCCGGTGCATTAACAGCTGGCACAAATCCCGGTATTGTTACTGCCACCAAAGATTCCATTAGCGGATCAGGTGTATTTACGCTGGACTACATTTGTACTTTCAACAAACGTTACGAAGCAGAAAGCGCTTCCTCCCGCCATAGTGCTCCCACGCTGGAAACAACCACAGACACCAGTGGTGTACAGAACTTCACCGGTTTGCTTGTGAACCATTGGTTCGCGTATAATAAACTGAATATCCCTGTGCGTGGCAGGTACAATATCCGTTTCAGGGTATCCACTACTGCAGCGGCGAAGATAAGGATAGAAGAAAGTGGTATTAACTATGGCTATATTGCCCTGCCCAATACCAATGGCCAGTGGGCAACCATTTCTGATACCATCACTTTACCCGGCTTCAGTTATGCGAACGTAAGGGTGTACCAGGGCAGCTTTAAGTTTAACTGGTTCAGCATCGATAACTGTGCTGCAGATCCCGGCGCCGGCTTCATGGCAGCAAACAGCAACCAGCACTTTAAATTTGAAAATCTCAGCAATACACTGAAGGTATATCCCAACCCGGCCACCGGTACCATTACCATGGAACTGGGCGAACATGATTACCAGTTAGTGGAACTGCTGGATATGAATGGAAGAATGATACGCAGATGGAATATCAGCAAAGGGGATACAAGATTCACCAAACCGGTGGATTTCCTCGGAAGCGGTACTTATATTTTGAGATTGGAAGGGAAAGCAGGATCTAAATCCGTACAGTTCATCAAACTGTAA